The Terriglobales bacterium genome includes the window TTCAGAAAATGTTGGAAATGCTCCTCAATCCGGATTATCTTCGCCATCGGGTGTAGGTCTCCTTTCCAGGAACGGCTTCGCTTGCTAGGCAAAGCCAACTTACACCCTCTCGCTTTTTACACAATCAACGTTACGTCACCTGCCCCGCTCTTCGAAGAACTCCAGCCGGTTGCCCCAGGGGTCGTTCACGAAAAAACGAACCGTATTGGGGATGGATGTGTCGTCGCTCACGGCATGATTGGCGGCCAGCAGCCGCTCGCGCAGCGCGACGAGCCCGGAGACGCGAAAAGCCGGATGCGCTTTGCGTGCCGGAGTGAAGTCGCGCTCCACGCCGACATGCAGTTGCTGCGCGCCGCACTGGAACCAGCAGCCTCCGCGAGCGCGAAGCGCCTCGGGCTTGGGCAGCTCGGCCAAGCCAAGCAGCTCGCCGAAAAACCTGCGCGCGGCCGCCTCGCAACCCGGCGGCGCCGCAATCTGGACGTGGTCAAGCGCGACGATCTTCACTCAGACCGCCTGCGCCGGTGCAGGACGCTCCTGCCGGGCCAGCCAGGCGTCGAACGCGGCCAGTGCGCGCTCGCACTGCAACCGGTGGCGCTCCTTTTTGTCGCGCACGCGGCGGCGTGTTCCCTCGTCGAGTTGCGGCAGCAGGTCGAAGGTAATGTTCGCCGGCTGGAAATTCTTCGCGTTGGCGTGCGTGATGTAGTGCGCCAGCGAACCGAACGCCGACTCGCGCGGCGGTGACTCGATGCCCTCCGCCCCGGCAAGTCGCGCCGCGCCGATCCCGGCCAGCAGCCCCATCGCGATGGACTCCACGTATCCTTCCACGCCGCAAATCTGCCCCGCGAAGAACACGCGCGGGTGTGCGCGCATCTGCAGCGTCGGCTCGAGCAGCGTGGGCGCGTTGATGTATGTATTGCGATGGATCTGCCCGTAGCGCACGAAGCGGGCATTCTCCAGGCCGGGGATGAGCCGCAGCACGCGCGCCTGCTCTCCGTAGCGCAAATGGTTCTGGAATCCGACCAGGTTGTAGCTGTCGGCGCGCAGGTTTTCGCGGCGCAACTGCACCACCGCGTACGGCTGCTTGCCGGTGCGCGCATCGATCAGGCCCACCGGCTTCATCGGGCCAAAGCGCAGCGTGTCCCGCCCGCGCCGCGCAATTTCCTCGATCGGCAGGCAGCCTTCGAAGTAGTTCAGGTCCTCCCAGTGGTGTCCTTCCGCCGACTGCGCCGCCATCAGAGCATCGTAAAAGCGGTCGTACTCCTCGCGCGACATCGGGCAGTTGATGTAGTCGGCAGTGCCTTTGTCGTAGCGCGCCGCCATGTACACGCGCGACATGTCGATCGAATCGGCTTCGACGATCGGGGAAATCGAGTCGTAGAAGTAGAGATGGTCCGTCCCGCAGAGCCGCGCGACCTCGCGCGAGAGCGCGTCCGATGTCAGAGGTCCGGTGGCGATGATGGTGACGCCGCCGGCTTCGTCCAAACGCGTGACTTCCGCGCGGCGGATCGTGATGAGCGGCTCGGCTGAAATGGCGCGCGTGACCTCAGCGGCAAAGACCGTTCGGTCCACGGCGAGTGCGTGGCCGGCGGGAACGGCGCAGCGCTCGGCGAGGCGCAGCAGGAGCGAACCGGCGCGGCGCATCTCTTCCTTGAGCAGCCACGGCGCGGTGTTTTCGCTCGCGCTCTTCAGCGAGTTGGAGCACACCAGTTCGGCGAAGTCGGCCGTCTGGTGCGCCGGCGTGGAGCGCGTCGGCCGCATTTCAAACAGCTCGACTGCGAACCCGCGCCGCGCCAGCTGCCATGCAGCTTCCGAGCCGGCAAGGCCGGCGCCGATAATTTTGATCTGCTCCATGAACGTTCACTCAACCGCGGAGACGCTGAGACGCGGAAGAATCAAAACGCAAAATCCAGGGGTGTGAACAACGACCAACGATTCTGGGTTTAATTGCTGCGTTTGCGACATTTCAGCGCTTTTCTCCGCGCCTCCGCGCCTCCGCGGCTAGGAGATCTTCCCCGCCAGCCGCTTCAGCGGTTCTCCGCTCAGCCGATAGGCGAGCCATTCGCTCATGCGCTCAGCGCCCAGCGCGTCGTAGAACTCGATGCTGGGCTTGTTCCAATCGAGCACCAGCCAGCGCATTCCATACCAGCCTTTCTCCACCGTGATTTGCGCCAGCCGCCGCAGCAGCGCCTTGCCGATGCCGCGTCCGCGAAACTCGGGCCGGACGAACAGGTCTTCCAGGTAGAGTCCGGCGCGCCCGCGCCAGGTTGAATAGTTCGGAAACCACAGCGCAAACCCGGCTGGTTCGTCGTTCCAGAACGCGAGCTCGACGTGGAAGAGCGGCGCGCTGCCGAATCCGTCGCGCTGCAAATCGGCTTCGGTCGCGACTGCCTGCTCGGGCGCTTTCTCGTACTCGGCCAGGTCGCGGATGAAGCGCAGAATCAGGGCAACGTCGTCGCGCGTGGCGCTGCGAATCGCGAGCGATGTGGCGGATGGCGCGGTCATGATGAACGGAGAAAATCAATCCATTGATTATACGAGTGGGCGTTCTTCAGATCGTCCCTGGAGAAGAAAGATGCCGCACGTTCCGTACGTTGAGCTGGACCAGTCTTCACTGCAAGCCCGCGAGATCCGCTGGGCTCAGAGTTGGAGTTTGCCGCTGAAGGGATTTAGACGTTCATCAGGGTGCCTTGGGGCAGCAGTTTTGCTGACCGCCAACGACGAACGACTACAGGATCACCCGTTCGTCGCCCACGCGCTTGGTCACCCGCTCGCGATCCAGATATTCAAGGAGCGGGATTGCGTACTTGCGCGACAGGCCGAACAGGTCTTTGAATCCGGCTACGTCGATCCTGGCCGACGTGCTCTTTTGCGCCACGACGCGTCCACGCATCTGCTCCAGGGCGTCGCGGTGAAACACCAGGTCGTCGGCCAGCTTCACCAGCACGCGATCGCGCAGCAGCAGCGTGATGATCTTCTGCGCGCGCGCGCGGTCCACCGGCAGCGACGCGAGCACGTCCTTCAACAGCGGCGCCTTGAGGCCGGCGGCCGCGAACACCGCCTCGATCTTCTGCTTCGCTTCCGCCTCTTCATCCTTCAGCACAACGCCGCGCCCCGCAGCGCGGACCTGCTCGCCGGCAACCTCCAGTTTTTTCTCGGCCACCAGCGACGCCAGCATTGCCGCAAAGACGTCGGGCGAGGCGCCCAAACGCTCGCGCAGCTCCTCTTTGCTGATGCCGGCCA containing:
- the trmFO gene encoding methylenetetrahydrofolate--tRNA-(uracil(54)-C(5))-methyltransferase (FADH(2)-oxidizing) TrmFO; the protein is MEQIKIIGAGLAGSEAAWQLARRGFAVELFEMRPTRSTPAHQTADFAELVCSNSLKSASENTAPWLLKEEMRRAGSLLLRLAERCAVPAGHALAVDRTVFAAEVTRAISAEPLITIRRAEVTRLDEAGGVTIIATGPLTSDALSREVARLCGTDHLYFYDSISPIVEADSIDMSRVYMAARYDKGTADYINCPMSREEYDRFYDALMAAQSAEGHHWEDLNYFEGCLPIEEIARRGRDTLRFGPMKPVGLIDARTGKQPYAVVQLRRENLRADSYNLVGFQNHLRYGEQARVLRLIPGLENARFVRYGQIHRNTYINAPTLLEPTLQMRAHPRVFFAGQICGVEGYVESIAMGLLAGIGAARLAGAEGIESPPRESAFGSLAHYITHANAKNFQPANITFDLLPQLDEGTRRRVRDKKERHRLQCERALAAFDAWLARQERPAPAQAV
- a CDS encoding GNAT family N-acetyltransferase; the encoded protein is MTAPSATSLAIRSATRDDVALILRFIRDLAEYEKAPEQAVATEADLQRDGFGSAPLFHVELAFWNDEPAGFALWFPNYSTWRGRAGLYLEDLFVRPEFRGRGIGKALLRRLAQITVEKGWYGMRWLVLDWNKPSIEFYDALGAERMSEWLAYRLSGEPLKRLAGKIS